Proteins found in one Cytophagia bacterium CHB2 genomic segment:
- a CDS encoding efflux RND transporter permease subunit, protein PLAFVGVGWILFITQTPIDLMAMIGLFILVGIVVNNGIVLVDLINQLRVAGYSRHDAIIEAGRHRFRPIMMTAGTTIAGLIPMALGTAKVIGISYAPMGRTLIGGMISSTILTLLAVPLAYTYLDDLREWFKQVTAIVFGGKQKQTQK, encoded by the coding sequence TTCCACTCGCGTTTGTGGGCGTGGGCTGGATTTTGTTCATCACGCAAACCCCGATCGATTTGATGGCCATGATCGGCTTGTTTATTCTCGTCGGCATCGTGGTGAATAACGGCATTGTATTGGTCGATTTGATCAATCAATTGCGCGTGGCGGGTTACAGCAGGCATGACGCGATTATCGAAGCCGGCCGGCATCGTTTCCGTCCGATTATGATGACTGCCGGAACGACGATCGCGGGCTTGATTCCGATGGCGCTGGGCACGGCAAAGGTGATCGGTATTTCCTATGCGCCCATGGGACGTACCCTGATTGGCGGCATGATTTCTTCGACCATCTTGACGCTATTGGCCGTGCCGCTGGCATACACCTATCTGGATGATTTGCGAGAATGGTTTAAGCAGGTGACTGCGATTGTGTTTGGTGGAAAGCAAAAGCAAACACAAAAATGA